The window AGCACAATAAAAGAATCAAGCTTCCCGTTTTGTGAAATGGCTGTTGATAGGAAAATACGCGATGCAACTGATTTCATTTTGTTCGTAGAAATTTCATCGAGCATATCTAACGCCAGTTCCATATCTTCACTGCTGGCTATACTCATGCCTGATTTACGTACGTATTGATTTTTGCGCAGCCGTTTACGCAGTTTGCTGATGAATTTACGTTCTTGAGCTTGGGTTGGATCTTCAGGCATTACCAGTGGTCCGGGGCGAAGGAGATAAATAAACAAAGGACTGAGGCAGATAGCTAAAAAAAGGCCGCTCAGTCCAAATAATACATAATCATGGGATGAAGGAAAGTAGACCGCGCAAAGCCCGGCCAGGGCTGAAATCTGATTCAGCATGAAAATGAGGAATCCGCCAATGAGCATCAGCAGAGCAGTCGTAAACAGTTTCATCAGTATTTTATTCATAAGTTTCTCATTATGTTATCTCACGAGTTTCCTTGTAATCATTTATCCTTGTTGCCTCAATCTCGTCAAATATTGTCAGTTGCTAAGGCTTTTCTGTTTATCTTGATTCTTATCAAAATTATTAAAAAAATGTACTGCTATATTTTATAAGAAATAATTTTCAAAGGAAAACAGCCCTGACACCAAAAGTGTCAGGGCTGTTTTCCTTATTATTGTTTCACAGTCAGGCTGGAAACTCTACTCAGAGGTTTATCAGATATTGGAAGCCAACCTGGTTTGACTATCTATTTTCCGGGGCACTGAGTTCTTATAGATTTTTATACGTTAAACAAGAAGTGGACAACATCACCATCTTTAACAACATATTCTTTACCTTCGGAGCGCAGAACACCAGCAGAACGACATGCAGATTCGCTTCCGTGTGTGATGTAGTCTTCATAGCCGATGACTTCTGCGCGAATAAAGCCTCGTTCGAAATCTGTGTGAATAGCTGCTGCAGCACGGGGGGCTTTGTCTCCCTCATTGATGGTCCATGCGCGAACTTCTTTTACACCGGCAGTGAAATAGCTGATCATACCCAGTGAATGGAAACCGGTGCGAATAATTTTGGCAAGTCCTGATTCGGTTACGCCGTAAGATTCAAGGAACTCATTATATTCTTCTTCATCTAGACCGACCAGTTCTTCTTCCATTTTGGCAGAAATTTTAACAAATTCAGCGCCACGTTCTTCAGCGAGAGCTCTCACTTTTTTCACGTAGTCATTGTCTTCTGTGAGACCTTCTTCATCAACGTTTGCGCAGTAGATAACGTTTTTAGCTGTGATCATGCGCAGATCCCGAAGCATCTCAATCATGATATCTGTATCGAGGTCACTGTAGGTGTTGACTGGATTTCCTTCGTTGAGATGTTCAAGAAGCTTTTCAGCCTCGGCAATTTTGGGGCCGAGAGTTTTATCACCTTTGATTTTTTTCTTCATGCCTTCGATTCTGGTATCAAGAATCTGAACATCAGCAAGGATAAGTTCTGTTTCAATAATATCGATGTCACGCATTGGATCAACTGAGTTGGAAACATGGATGACATCGTCGTTATCAAAGCAGCGGACAACGTGCAGGATGGCCTGTGTTTCGCGGATGTTGCCTAAGAACTTGTTACCGAGTCCTTCACCTTTACTTGCACCTTCAACCAGACCTGCTATGTCAATAAAGTCAACGGTAGACTGCTGAACACGCTGCGGATTGACAATCTCTGCCAGTTTGTCAATGCGTGCGTCCGGGACAGGTACGACAGCTTTGTTGGGTTCGATGGTACAGAATGCATAGTTTGCGCTTTCTGCGTTCTGGGCCTTGGTCAGGGCATTGAATAAGGTGGATTTACCAACATTTGGCAGTCCCACGATTCCGATACTAAGAGCCATATCTAAATTCTCCTGAAAATATAAAATTTCCTGTCAGGCTGCAAAATATAGCTCCGGCAACACATGAAGGTTGCACAAAATGAAAAGTACATGGAGCTAAGGTCGTAAAAAGGAAAAGAAAACGACCACCTTTCAAGCAGCATGAAAGGTTTGTTTCAAAATTTATCTATTAAAGATAACATTACGCTTCGCGGCCCCTAATACCTGTCTTTGAAGGGATGGGCAAGTACTGATTATGTCCAGAGTAAGGGGAGATTGTATGGTGATAAATATTTATTGTGGCAGGCAGCGTAATATTATTTCAAGAAACAGGATGTTCAACTCTTTACGCATTCATCAAACCATCCTACAACCTCGGGCATGCGTAACAATACAAACGATTCCACATATGACGTAATTATTCTCGGCGCGGGAGCATCCGGGCTTTATTGTGCCTTGCATGCAGCCACACTTGGTAAAAAAGTTCTTGTACTTGACCACGGCGGTAAGGCTGGTCGAAAAATTCGAGTCGCAGGTGGTGGTATGTGTAATTTTACCAATATGAATGTGGAGCCGGACAACTATGTGTGTTCCAACCCTCATTTTGTAAAATCTGCACTAGCCCGTCATAATCAGTGGGATTTTATCTCCCTTATTTCTGAGGCTGGAGTAGAATATGAGGAGCGTGAAGACGGTCAGCTTTTTACTCTTGGCGGAGCAGGTCTGATTGCCGGACTGCTGGTTTCAAAATGTCACCGTGCTGGCGTTGAAACTATTATGAATCAAGAAATAGAGTCTGTCAGCGGCAAAGGACCTTTCATTGTTAAAAGTAAAGCTAAGTCATTTGAAGCTCCTTCTCTTGTTGTTGCGTTAGGCTCTCCTGCATGGCCTCAAGTCGGTGCTACTCCATTCGGATATAAAATTGCTGAACAGTACGGTTTGAAAATAATTCCCCCCCGTCCGGCACTTGTTCCTATGAGTATAAGCGGACGTGACGGTAAATTCTGCAAGGAACTGAGCGGCAATGCTTTACCTGTTTCTATTGAATGCGAAGGGCGTATTTTTCAAAGTGATATGTTGTTCACTCATAAAGGTATTTCAGGTCCTGCTGTGTTGCAGATTTCAAATTACTGGCGACGTGGTTCTGTTTTGAACATCAATCTGCTTCCTAAAGATAATATTTCTGATTTGCTTGAAGCACATCGCAGTGAAAATACGGCATTGCATAATTTTTTGGCCCGATATTTTACCCGCAAAATGGTAGGGCTGCTTCTGGAAGATGAGGACGGCGATACGGCTATCAGTCAGCTTACTAAAGAAAGACGACTTAAAATCACAGAGCGCATTCATTCATGGTGTATCAAGCCGCAGGGAACTGAAGGTTTTGCTAAAGCCGAAGTTGCTGCCGGCGGAGTGGACACGAATGAAATTTCATCCAAAACAATGGCAGCTAAAAATGTTCCGGGTCTATTTTTTATAGGAGAGGTTCTGGATGTAACTGGCTGGCTTGGCGGCTATAATTTGCAGTGGGCATGGTCTTCGGGGTACGCCGCTTCACAGTTTGTCTAATGGGATGATATCTACAGGTTAACTGAAATTAATATAAAAGGTGGAGGCTGTAGTCTCAAAAGATAATCTGTTTCTACATATGGAAGTACATAGATTTATTTTTGAATAATTCTGATAATTTGTATTTTAAAAAAGGTTTTAGCTTTGCAGATGGTCTTCGGTAGCTTCCTTTATAACTTCTAATAATTCTGTTATATCAAAAGGTTTTGCTACGTAAAATTTAAGTCCGGCTTTTTTGAGATTTTCTTTGCTATCTTCATATGTATGGCCAGTCATGGCAATGATTGGTGTCAGGGACTTTTTACCAAAAACTGAAGTGTCACGAATTCTTGCTACAGCTTCATAACCATCCATGACGGGCATTTGAATATCCATAAGAATACAGTCGAAGTGACTTTCATGCAGTCTTTCAAGTGCTTGTGCGCCGTTGGCAGCACTCACCACTTCGTGCCCGTCTTTCTCAAGCAGTTTGGATGC of the Maridesulfovibrio zosterae DSM 11974 genome contains:
- the ychF gene encoding redox-regulated ATPase YchF, coding for MALSIGIVGLPNVGKSTLFNALTKAQNAESANYAFCTIEPNKAVVPVPDARIDKLAEIVNPQRVQQSTVDFIDIAGLVEGASKGEGLGNKFLGNIRETQAILHVVRCFDNDDVIHVSNSVDPMRDIDIIETELILADVQILDTRIEGMKKKIKGDKTLGPKIAEAEKLLEHLNEGNPVNTYSDLDTDIMIEMLRDLRMITAKNVIYCANVDEEGLTEDNDYVKKVRALAEERGAEFVKISAKMEEELVGLDEEEYNEFLESYGVTESGLAKIIRTGFHSLGMISYFTAGVKEVRAWTINEGDKAPRAAAAIHTDFERGFIRAEVIGYEDYITHGSESACRSAGVLRSEGKEYVVKDGDVVHFLFNV
- a CDS encoding NAD(P)/FAD-dependent oxidoreductase translates to MRNNTNDSTYDVIILGAGASGLYCALHAATLGKKVLVLDHGGKAGRKIRVAGGGMCNFTNMNVEPDNYVCSNPHFVKSALARHNQWDFISLISEAGVEYEEREDGQLFTLGGAGLIAGLLVSKCHRAGVETIMNQEIESVSGKGPFIVKSKAKSFEAPSLVVALGSPAWPQVGATPFGYKIAEQYGLKIIPPRPALVPMSISGRDGKFCKELSGNALPVSIECEGRIFQSDMLFTHKGISGPAVLQISNYWRRGSVLNINLLPKDNISDLLEAHRSENTALHNFLARYFTRKMVGLLLEDEDGDTAISQLTKERRLKITERIHSWCIKPQGTEGFAKAEVAAGGVDTNEISSKTMAAKNVPGLFFIGEVLDVTGWLGGYNLQWAWSSGYAASQFV
- a CDS encoding response regulator produces the protein MKILLVDDERINSLSASKLLEKDGHEVVSAANGAQALERLHESHFDCILMDIQMPVMDGYEAVARIRDTSVFGKKSLTPIIAMTGHTYEDSKENLKKAGLKFYVAKPFDITELLEVIKEATEDHLQS